TATGACGGGCCGACCTGAAGGTCGGCCCCAACGAGGTTCATTCCGACGTGCGACAATACGACGTAGGGGCGGGTGTCCACACCCGCCCGTCATCCCTCCATCATACCCCTAAATGTAGGGCGGGGATTTTAATCCCCGCCGCTTTCACGTCTCGACCCTCACCCCATGTTGCGATGATGTAGGGCGGCCCCGTAGGACGAGTCCTCCGCGGGCCGCCGTTTTCACACCTTACCCTCACCCCAACCCTCTCCCTGGAAGGGAGAGGGGGCCGCTTCACCCCTTACCCCCGACCTCTCCATAAATGTAGGGCGGGGATTCGCCGGGGGCGTAGCTCGCTGCGCTCGGTTCCTATCCCCGCCGTTTTTTCAAAGGAAGCCCTCACCCTTAGTCCCTCTCCCACATGGAGAGGGAAACCGCAACAACCCTCACCCCGACCCGCGCCACACCCCATCCAGCCGCAATAAACCTACGGCCCCAGGTTGATCAGGTTCATCCCGAAGGGGAAATCGTCCGTGCGCGTGTACTCGTCAATCTCCGCCAGGACGTCGTACTCGCTCTTCAACAGGTAGTAATGGCTCCGCTCCACGTTGGCCAGGTAGTTGAACATGACCTTCGCCCGGCCCGACACCCGCCCGGCTAATCCCTCGTAATGCTCGGCGGAGACCTCCTCCGCGCCCATCGCCGCCTTCCATAGCTCCGTCAGCTCCGCCTTCTCGAAGTCGAACTCCACGACCATCCGCGGCAAAAGCGACGGATCGGGCTTCGCCGGCGTCCCGCCTATCTTCTCCGTAAATACGGCGCGGAGCATATCGTAGTGCTTCCGCTCCTCGCCGGCCAGGAATTTCAGCTTGTCCCGCAGCATCAGGTTGCCGACCCGCCCGTGGAGGGTCTCGTAGATTTCCCGGGCCTGGGTCTCGCTGGCCAGCGCAACCTCCAGGGCTGTTTTGAGCGTCATCTCGGCCATCGGTCCTCCTCCCTTTCGTCGCCCCGATGATACCACAGCCGCCACCGGATGAAAAAAAGGCCCCGCGGGGGGCCCTTTCCACGCGACCGGCGCTAGTCGCCCATATCCACGAATATGATCCACACGTCGGCGGCGTCCGGGTCGTCGGTGAAGTACACGTAGAAGTCGGCGTAGTCGGGGTCGTCCACGAAGTACCAGACCTCTTCGTCGTCCTGGGCCAGGTCCGGGTCGTCGGTGAGGTAGATGACCTCGTCGGCCGAGTCCGCCGAGGAGACGTCGCACTCGTAAACGTCGAGGTCCGAGTACGCGGCTTCGGAGTCGTCGCAGACGTAGACGAAGGACGCCAGGGCGGGCGCCGCCGCGATGAGCGCCAGGACCGCGAAAAGCTTTAGCATGCCGGACCTCCGGGCGGTGGGTTACGGAAGTATAGCCGGTTTCGGGCCGAGTTTCAGAAAAAACCCTGTGTTCCGGTCGGCCCGCCTCTTCCGGAAAGGGGCCCCGACGCCGGCCGGATATGAGCAATCCGCCGACGTGAGCGAGGCGGTGGCACAGGTTTTACTTCGTATAGCTCGCTTCGCTCGGTTTTGCGGAACGCGGCCAGGCGTACTTCTCCCGGACTATTTGCGCAAAAACCGTGCCACCGCCGGCGGGCATTGCCGCCCCCACGGCGGTTTCGACCGAACGACCAACTCGAAAAGCTATCCGCTTTCCTTAAAAAAAGGGAGCGCACGCGCTCCCTCTCGATTCCAGGG
This genomic window from bacterium contains:
- a CDS encoding ferritin family protein — encoded protein: MAEMTLKTALEVALASETQAREIYETLHGRVGNLMLRDKLKFLAGEERKHYDMLRAVFTEKIGGTPAKPDPSLLPRMVVEFDFEKAELTELWKAAMGAEEVSAEHYEGLAGRVSGRAKVMFNYLANVERSHYYLLKSEYDVLAEIDEYTRTDDFPFGMNLINLGP